One genomic segment of Aliarcobacter cibarius includes these proteins:
- a CDS encoding glyceraldehyde 3-phosphate dehydrogenase NAD-binding domain-containing protein, which produces MSTKVLLNGAGRIGKAVLKQLLDTDNVEVVTINEINPSIENIVYSINYDSTYGKLDDKFKVFENNFIKNQKSKIKITNIKDISELDLNGIDILIDSSGQKVNIEKLKSLNVKKIILTHPQKDADINIILGVNEDKLDLSKHKIISTSSCNATALLPALKLIDEKKNIVCGDIVTIHPLLNHQRVLDGSFVQSATRDVDLNFEFGRSSTQNIIPSKTTTIKACSYVLNKFNSDLISSNSLRVPTDTVGAINVTLFTKDISSKDEITKLFMNFENNQKFPIVLNNFEALVSSDFKKENYTTIIDHRFLEVKNNMIKLLLWYDNEWGYASKVIEIFKLCK; this is translated from the coding sequence ATGAGTACAAAAGTTCTTCTAAATGGAGCAGGTAGAATTGGGAAAGCTGTTTTAAAACAGCTTCTAGATACCGATAATGTTGAAGTTGTTACAATAAATGAAATAAATCCATCAATAGAAAATATAGTTTACTCTATAAACTATGATTCAACTTATGGGAAATTAGATGATAAATTTAAAGTTTTTGAAAATAATTTTATCAAAAATCAAAAATCAAAAATCAAAATTACAAACATTAAAGATATTAGTGAATTAGACCTAAATGGTATTGATATTTTAATTGATTCAAGCGGTCAAAAAGTAAATATAGAAAAATTAAAATCATTAAATGTTAAAAAAATAATTTTAACACATCCACAAAAAGATGCTGATATAAATATTATTTTAGGAGTTAATGAAGATAAATTAGATTTATCTAAGCACAAAATAATATCTACAAGTTCTTGCAATGCAACTGCTTTACTTCCAGCTTTAAAATTAATTGATGAAAAGAAAAATATAGTTTGTGGTGATATTGTTACAATTCATCCTTTATTAAATCATCAAAGAGTTCTTGATGGAAGTTTTGTTCAAAGTGCAACAAGAGATGTTGATTTAAACTTTGAATTTGGTCGTTCTTCTACACAAAATATAATTCCAAGTAAAACTACTACAATTAAAGCTTGTTCTTATGTACTTAATAAATTTAATAGTGATTTAATATCTTCAAATTCTTTAAGAGTTCCAACAGATACAGTTGGAGCTATAAATGTGACACTTTTTACTAAAGATATTTCATCAAAAGATGAAATTACAAAACTATTTATGAATTTCGAAAATAATCAAAAATTCCCAATAGTTTTAAATAATTTTGAAGCCTTAGTTTCAAGTGATTTTAAAAAAGAAAATTATACTACTATAATAGATCATAGATTTTTAGAAGTAAAAAATAATATGATAAAACTTTTACTTTGGTATGACAATGAATGGGGTTATGCTTCTAAGGTTATTGAAATTTTTAAATTATGTAAATAG
- a CDS encoding homoserine dehydrogenase, with amino-acid sequence MLKVGIIGVGTVGTSVANILRDNKNIITARAGVEIVPTIGVVSNLNKKRDVEIEITDDVSKVLEDESIDIVVELMGGIEKPYEIVKRALENGKSVVTANKALLAYHRYELQELAGDTPFEFEAAVAGGIPIINALRDGLSANNIKSIQGIMNGTCNFMLTKMINEGVNYDEILKQAQELGYAEADPTFDVGGFDTAHKLLILGSIAYGIDIKPEDILIEGIQNIDKTDIEFAKEFEYNIKLLGIAKKVGNQIELRVHPVLIPQDKMIAKVDGVMNGISVVGDKVGETMYYGAGAGGDATASAVIANIIDIARRGKGSPMLGFEKQIGEKPTLMPKDEIRTKYYLRLEVADKTGTLAKVAKIFGDNDISIENMMQKSKKDEKANLLLTTHTCVEKDILKAIEELKHSQVVLKKPAMIRIED; translated from the coding sequence ATGCTTAAAGTTGGAATTATTGGAGTTGGTACAGTTGGAACTAGTGTTGCAAATATTTTAAGAGATAATAAAAATATTATAACTGCACGAGCTGGGGTTGAAATTGTACCAACAATTGGTGTAGTTTCAAATTTAAATAAAAAAAGAGATGTAGAAATTGAAATAACTGATGATGTTTCAAAAGTTTTAGAAGATGAAAGTATTGATATTGTTGTTGAACTTATGGGTGGAATAGAAAAGCCATATGAAATAGTTAAAAGAGCTCTAGAAAATGGTAAATCAGTTGTTACTGCAAATAAAGCTCTTTTAGCTTATCATAGATATGAGTTACAAGAACTAGCTGGAGATACACCTTTTGAATTTGAAGCAGCAGTTGCTGGAGGAATTCCTATAATTAATGCTTTAAGAGATGGACTTAGTGCAAACAATATAAAATCTATTCAAGGAATAATGAATGGAACTTGTAATTTTATGCTTACAAAAATGATAAATGAAGGTGTAAATTACGACGAAATTTTAAAACAAGCTCAAGAATTAGGTTATGCAGAAGCAGATCCTACTTTTGATGTTGGAGGATTTGACACAGCTCATAAGCTTTTAATTTTAGGTTCAATTGCTTATGGAATCGATATAAAACCTGAAGATATTTTAATTGAAGGTATTCAAAATATTGATAAAACAGACATAGAGTTTGCAAAAGAGTTTGAATATAATATTAAACTTTTAGGAATTGCAAAAAAAGTTGGAAATCAAATAGAATTGAGAGTGCATCCAGTTTTAATTCCTCAAGATAAGATGATTGCAAAAGTTGATGGTGTTATGAATGGAATATCTGTTGTTGGTGATAAAGTTGGTGAAACAATGTATTATGGAGCAGGAGCAGGTGGAGATGCTACAGCTAGTGCTGTAATTGCAAATATTATTGATATTGCAAGAAGAGGTAAGGGTTCTCCAATGTTAGGTTTTGAAAAACAAATTGGAGAGAAACCAACATTAATGCCAAAAGATGAGATAAGAACTAAATATTACTTAAGACTTGAAGTTGCAGATAAAACTGGAACTTTAGCAAAAGTAGCAAAAATATTTGGTGATAATGATATTTCTATTGAAAATATGATGCAAAAATCAAAAAAAGATGAAAAAGCAAATCTTCTTTTAACAACTCATACATGTGTTGAGAAAGATATATTAAAAGCTATTGAAGAGTTAAAGCACTCACAAGTAGTACTAAAAAAACCTGCAATGATAAGAATAGAAGATTAA
- a CDS encoding LL-diaminopimelate aminotransferase, whose product MFPEIEFERMKRLPNYVFAEVNAIKMEARRKGEDIIDFSMGNPDGPTPKHIVDKLKEASMKPKNYGYSASIGIYKLRLAICNWYKRKYNVDFLDPDKHACATMGSKEGYVHLVQAIVNVGDVAVVPDPTYPIHSYAFMLNGAAIHKFELIFDNEFKVDEELFFKNLQKTIDESIPKVKYVVVNFPHNPSCATVTPEFYTRLVAMAKKERFYIISDIAYADITFDGYKTPSIFQAEGALDVAVECFTLSKSYNMAGWRVGFVVGNEKLVGALKRIKSWLDYGMFAPIQIAATVALDGPQDCVDEIVSKYEKRRDVMLKTFAEAGWVMDKPNASMFIWAKIPEKAQHLGSLEFSKQLLREAQVAVSPGIGFGHYGDKYVRIALIENEKRIRQAAKNIKRYLKTLG is encoded by the coding sequence ATGTTTCCAGAAATTGAATTTGAAAGAATGAAAAGACTTCCAAACTATGTATTTGCAGAAGTAAATGCAATTAAAATGGAAGCTAGAAGAAAAGGTGAAGATATTATAGATTTTTCTATGGGAAATCCTGATGGTCCGACACCAAAACATATTGTTGATAAATTAAAAGAAGCTTCTATGAAGCCAAAAAATTATGGTTATAGTGCAAGTATTGGTATATATAAATTAAGATTAGCTATTTGTAACTGGTACAAAAGAAAATATAATGTTGATTTTTTAGATCCTGATAAACATGCATGTGCAACAATGGGTTCAAAAGAGGGATATGTTCATCTTGTTCAAGCAATTGTAAATGTTGGAGATGTTGCTGTTGTCCCAGATCCTACATATCCAATTCACTCTTATGCATTCATGTTAAATGGAGCAGCTATTCATAAATTTGAATTAATTTTTGACAATGAATTTAAAGTAGATGAGGAATTATTCTTTAAAAATTTACAAAAAACTATTGATGAGTCTATTCCAAAAGTAAAATATGTTGTTGTGAATTTCCCACATAATCCATCTTGTGCAACTGTAACTCCTGAGTTTTATACAAGATTAGTAGCTATGGCTAAAAAAGAGAGATTCTATATAATTTCTGATATAGCTTATGCAGATATTACTTTTGATGGATACAAAACTCCATCAATTTTTCAAGCAGAAGGTGCTTTAGATGTTGCTGTTGAATGTTTTACTTTAAGTAAATCTTATAACATGGCTGGATGGAGAGTAGGATTTGTTGTAGGAAATGAAAAACTTGTAGGTGCATTAAAAAGAATAAAATCGTGGTTAGATTATGGAATGTTTGCTCCTATTCAAATTGCAGCAACTGTTGCTTTAGATGGTCCTCAAGATTGTGTTGATGAGATAGTTTCTAAATATGAAAAAAGAAGAGATGTTATGTTAAAAACATTTGCTGAAGCTGGGTGGGTTATGGATAAACCAAATGCATCTATGTTTATATGGGCAAAGATTCCAGAAAAAGCTCAACACTTAGGAAGTTTAGAATTCTCCAAACAACTTTTAAGAGAAGCACAAGTTGCTGTAAGTCCAGGTATTGGTTTTGGACACTATGGTGATAAGTATGTAAGAATAGCTTTAATTGAAAATGAAAAAAGAATTAGACAAGCTGCAAAAAATATAAAAAGATATTTAAAAACATTAGGATAG
- the rlmB gene encoding 23S rRNA (guanosine(2251)-2'-O)-methyltransferase RlmB, with translation MIIYGKQIVLYVLEKHSDLIEEVFLSKEIDSKLFSRFAKLNKKIHRVDNQKAQALAKGGNHQGMILKLSEFNYTPLKDIKNMNFIVVLDGLTDVGNIGAIARTAYSLGVEGLIASNIKTVNNSGTIRTSAGALLDLPFCLHPRSVDLASELIDAGFTLIGATMDGVDLKKYGKIEKTDKVALFLGNEGEGISPKVVKKLDLKVSIKMEQEFDSLNVSAAAAILIYNLKR, from the coding sequence ATGATAATATATGGAAAACAAATAGTACTATATGTACTTGAGAAACACTCAGATTTAATTGAAGAGGTTTTTTTATCAAAAGAAATTGATAGTAAACTTTTTTCAAGATTTGCTAAATTAAATAAAAAAATTCACAGAGTTGACAATCAAAAAGCTCAAGCATTAGCTAAAGGTGGAAATCACCAAGGTATGATTTTAAAACTTAGTGAATTTAATTATACACCTTTAAAAGATATAAAAAATATGAATTTTATAGTGGTTTTAGATGGACTTACTGATGTTGGTAACATTGGAGCAATAGCAAGAACAGCTTACTCTTTAGGAGTTGAAGGTTTAATAGCATCAAATATAAAAACAGTAAATAATTCTGGAACTATAAGAACAAGTGCTGGTGCATTACTTGATTTACCATTTTGTTTACATCCAAGAAGTGTTGATTTAGCAAGTGAATTAATAGATGCTGGATTTACATTAATTGGTGCAACAATGGATGGAGTTGATCTTAAAAAGTATGGAAAAATAGAAAAAACTGATAAAGTTGCTCTGTTTTTAGGAAATGAAGGTGAAGGAATTTCTCCAAAAGTTGTAAAAAAACTAGATTTAAAAGTTTCAATAAAAATGGAACAAGAGTTTGATTCTTTAAACGTTTCAGCAGCAGCAGCGATTTTAATTTATAATTTAAAAAGATAA
- the rsmI gene encoding 16S rRNA (cytidine(1402)-2'-O)-methyltransferase: MLCLVPTPIGNLEDISKRSLKALLEAELIFCEDTRVTKKLLNLLAEKYELDFSQKEFKSFHSHNEKEILNSLTRDTFTKNVVYCSDAGMPCVSDPGATLVDWCIKNEVPYDVIPGANAVITAFAMSGFTSTEFIFFGFLDHKGASRASKLDEVLNSSRVSILYESPHRLLKLIEELNKKEPSRTIFLVKEISKLHQKVYKNSAENLYKEFVNLDIKGEWVVVIEPKITVGLNLELDDILPLDIAPKIKAKLIAKLTGATIKEVYQQLLDKMDK; encoded by the coding sequence ATGTTGTGCTTAGTTCCAACACCAATAGGAAACCTTGAGGATATTTCAAAAAGGTCTTTAAAGGCTCTATTGGAAGCGGAACTTATTTTTTGTGAAGATACAAGAGTAACAAAAAAACTTCTAAATCTTTTAGCTGAGAAATACGAATTAGATTTTTCACAAAAAGAGTTCAAATCTTTTCATTCTCATAATGAAAAAGAGATTTTAAATAGTTTAACAAGAGATACTTTTACTAAAAATGTTGTTTATTGTAGTGATGCTGGAATGCCATGTGTTAGTGATCCTGGAGCTACATTAGTAGACTGGTGTATTAAAAATGAAGTACCTTATGATGTAATACCAGGTGCAAATGCAGTAATTACAGCTTTTGCAATGAGTGGCTTTACAAGTACTGAGTTTATATTTTTTGGATTTTTAGATCATAAAGGTGCGAGTAGAGCTTCAAAACTTGATGAGGTTTTAAATAGCTCTAGAGTATCTATTCTTTATGAATCTCCTCATAGACTTTTAAAACTTATTGAAGAGTTAAATAAAAAAGAGCCAAGTAGAACAATATTTTTAGTAAAAGAGATAAGTAAACTGCATCAAAAAGTATATAAAAATAGTGCAGAAAATTTATATAAAGAGTTTGTAAATCTTGATATAAAAGGTGAATGGGTTGTGGTGATTGAACCAAAAATAACAGTTGGTTTAAATTTAGAATTAGATGATATTTTACCTCTTGATATTGCTCCTAAAATTAAAGCAAAATTGATTGCAAAACTTACAGGAGCTACTATAAAAGAGGTTTATCAACAATTATTGGATAAAATGGACAAATGA
- the rpmE gene encoding 50S ribosomal protein L31: MKKDIHPDYKVCQVSCACGNSFETKSNVETLRVDICSSCHPFFTGEQKLVDAAGRVEKFKAKYSMAK; the protein is encoded by the coding sequence ATGAAAAAAGATATTCATCCAGATTACAAAGTTTGTCAAGTTAGTTGTGCGTGTGGAAATAGTTTTGAGACAAAATCAAATGTTGAAACTTTAAGAGTTGATATTTGTTCATCTTGTCACCCATTCTTTACAGGAGAGCAAAAATTAGTTGATGCTGCTGGAAGAGTTGAGAAATTCAAAGCTAAATATAGTATGGCTAAATAA
- the miaA gene encoding tRNA (adenosine(37)-N6)-dimethylallyltransferase MiaA: MKEIAIIGTTASGKTGLSLELAEKTNSIILSLDSLCVYKEIDIVSAKPTKNERGDIIHFGIDEVYPNENFDVVEFMNLYKKAKIFAQNNSKNLIIVGGTGFYLKALVDGLSSGLQTKIKLDIPLNDAYDLLYSLDKEYMKKIERNDKYRIEKAYSIYKESGLVPTEFFSKNQKSPLSKNLKIFEIIWQKEDLVKRIALRTKQMVKEGLIDEIIYLEKKYTRSPNCMASIGIVETLEYLDGKLNKEELENKIILNTTKLAKRQNTFNKGQFYNVSSNIINSLNSEIVKYFSI; the protein is encoded by the coding sequence ATGAAAGAAATTGCTATCATAGGTACAACAGCATCTGGTAAAACTGGATTATCTCTTGAATTAGCAGAAAAGACTAACTCTATAATACTTTCATTAGATTCTTTATGTGTCTATAAAGAAATTGATATTGTTAGTGCAAAACCAACAAAAAATGAAAGAGGGGATATTATCCATTTTGGAATAGATGAAGTTTATCCAAATGAGAATTTTGATGTAGTTGAATTTATGAATTTGTATAAAAAAGCAAAAATTTTTGCTCAAAATAATTCAAAAAACTTAATAATTGTTGGTGGAACAGGTTTTTATCTAAAAGCATTAGTTGATGGATTAAGTAGTGGTTTACAGACAAAAATAAAACTAGATATACCTTTAAATGATGCTTATGATTTATTATATAGTTTAGATAAAGAGTATATGAAAAAAATAGAAAGAAATGATAAATATAGGATAGAAAAAGCTTATAGTATTTACAAAGAGAGTGGATTAGTACCTACAGAATTTTTTTCAAAAAATCAAAAATCTCCTTTATCAAAAAATTTAAAAATATTTGAAATAATTTGGCAAAAAGAGGATTTAGTAAAAAGAATTGCTTTAAGAACAAAACAGATGGTAAAAGAAGGCCTTATAGACGAAATAATATATCTTGAAAAGAAATATACAAGAAGTCCAAATTGTATGGCAAGTATTGGAATTGTAGAAACTTTAGAATATCTTGATGGAAAATTAAATAAAGAAGAATTAGAAAATAAGATTATTTTAAATACAACAAAATTGGCAAAAAGACAAAATACTTTTAATAAAGGTCAATTTTACAATGTATCTTCAAATATAATTAATAGCTTAAATTCAGAGATAGTTAAGTATTTTTCGATATAA
- a CDS encoding putative periplasmic lipoprotein: MKNCLFLIFFTILFTACSTKVEQSVDKSNSQDVTELIRILIQKEKDINALKLELEECKEKKVK, translated from the coding sequence ATGAAAAATTGTCTATTTTTAATATTTTTTACAATACTTTTTACTGCTTGTAGTACAAAAGTTGAACAAAGTGTTGATAAATCAAATTCACAAGATGTTACAGAACTTATAAGAATATTAATTCAAAAGGAAAAAGATATTAATGCTCTTAAACTAGAACTTGAAGAGTGTAAAGAGAAAAAAGTAAAATGA
- the mqnP gene encoding menaquinone biosynthesis prenyltransferase MqnP: MEKLIKKIKDFSELVVFQHSVFALPFIFIAMVVSSSQVNGSPWFGFKLLILGTLAAVTARNFAMGFNRFMDRDIDGLNPRTANRPNVDGRISAKDMFIFVLINAFGFIAVAYFVNDLALILSIPILIIIGSYSYFKRFSYLAHIILGISLALAPIAGVVAVSETIPFWVILLSIGVMFWVAGFDLLYSLQDIDVDKKLGLHSIPSIFGPQKTMLFSKIFHFLTVIFWLLFVIYSQSSYFAYLAVILSAIMLSYEHYLVNKDFRKIDKAFFTVNGYLGIVFLILIILDNSFN; encoded by the coding sequence ATGGAAAAATTAATAAAAAAAATAAAAGATTTTAGTGAACTTGTTGTATTTCAGCACTCTGTTTTTGCACTACCATTTATCTTTATAGCTATGGTTGTCTCTTCTTCACAAGTAAATGGTTCTCCTTGGTTTGGTTTTAAACTTCTTATTTTGGGAACTTTAGCAGCTGTAACTGCTAGAAACTTTGCTATGGGATTTAATCGTTTTATGGATAGGGATATAGATGGTTTAAATCCAAGAACTGCTAATCGTCCAAATGTTGATGGAAGAATAAGTGCAAAGGATATGTTTATATTTGTGCTTATAAATGCTTTTGGTTTTATAGCTGTTGCATATTTTGTAAATGATTTAGCTTTAATTTTATCAATTCCAATTTTAATAATTATTGGTTCATACTCATATTTTAAAAGATTTTCTTATCTTGCACATATTATCTTAGGAATTTCTTTGGCACTTGCTCCAATTGCTGGTGTTGTTGCTGTTAGTGAAACTATTCCTTTTTGGGTGATTCTATTGAGCATAGGTGTAATGTTCTGGGTCGCAGGTTTTGATTTACTCTATTCATTACAAGATATTGATGTAGATAAAAAACTTGGACTTCATTCTATTCCATCTATTTTTGGTCCACAAAAAACGATGTTATTTTCTAAAATTTTTCATTTTTTAACTGTTATTTTTTGGCTTTTATTTGTTATTTATTCACAAAGTTCATATTTTGCATATTTAGCTGTGATTTTAAGTGCAATTATGCTTTCATATGAGCACTATTTAGTAAACAAAGATTTTAGAAAAATTGATAAAGCATTTTTTACAGTAAATGGTTACCTAGGAATTGTTTTTTTAATTTTAATTATTTTGGATAATTCTTTTAATTAA
- a CDS encoding site-specific integrase, whose product MQRKKDFKINLKDLKLKIEKEIDKNDNKILVLVEKNILNIIFDNLDYKKHFRKNQIYFNMSLWVNIYGKNKKKFKSDGEIIHNFVKKLIDCKFVHKNSKNYPKNQNIFCINPLSQSFLYSNLDDYDRIVDIRDSLIKKLNEFSLFNHKELNLEFEIDLFIYFKLFSIVKINNTSLQHLKRENIIYAGDKVIFVTKENTIEGFTPIHTIIFDDTTSRIIKQVFPKEINIIFDASNFIFTKSYNFYYLRMKKFCEMHSINEKITNSIIELEYQLNSTPLNLTLMKSTKFPRLSLFELEKLYPNSVNNNLLAIEKANQEVYRNFNQANKDISQENFDDEVDDELDLKTELKFKFDVYEKLTEIVKVPDEKKSITQYIINWRKFMLIQKNEADRLEAIYSYLNFLFYKYENKEINQRTLKNYLQISFDYCFDILVKSVSKEEALKSIYEKLKNSNLNPRVQNKYLSRILFFFDKQHEFKTKMINSVVNYNRSIVFKDELRELVEKLLNEDSKLYKGKILIYRRSVFAIIAYYSGLRKGELYSRETRDFFYIDGRNFYINVNKNGIKKINSYNQNITISLKNSNAIRAFEFKISDKKLFKIVKDYYELLVDRKIAFLFPDENNGIALKDKVMKIDKINRINSILQDITKRYTVIHSFRHSYVTNEIKNLIQKKDKRNEDIYDLIARVGHEDPETSISHYAHVDLIKIMKI is encoded by the coding sequence ATGCAAAGAAAAAAAGATTTTAAAATAAATTTAAAAGATCTTAAATTAAAAATAGAAAAGGAAATTGATAAAAATGACAATAAAATTTTAGTACTAGTTGAAAAAAATATTTTGAATATAATATTCGATAATTTAGATTACAAGAAACATTTTCGAAAAAATCAAATTTATTTTAATATGAGTTTATGGGTAAATATATATGGTAAAAATAAAAAAAAGTTTAAATCTGATGGTGAAATTATTCATAATTTTGTGAAGAAACTTATAGATTGTAAGTTTGTGCATAAAAATTCAAAAAATTATCCAAAGAATCAAAATATATTTTGTATAAATCCATTAAGTCAATCTTTCTTATATTCTAATTTGGATGACTATGATAGAATAGTTGATATAAGAGACTCTCTTATAAAAAAATTAAATGAATTTAGTTTATTTAATCATAAAGAATTAAATTTAGAATTTGAAATTGATTTATTCATATATTTTAAACTTTTTTCTATAGTAAAAATAAATAATACTAGTTTACAACACCTAAAAAGAGAAAATATTATTTATGCAGGTGATAAAGTGATTTTTGTTACAAAAGAAAATACCATAGAAGGTTTTACTCCTATTCACACAATAATCTTTGATGACACTACTTCAAGAATAATTAAACAAGTATTCCCTAAAGAAATAAATATAATTTTTGATGCAAGTAATTTTATTTTTACAAAATCCTACAATTTTTATTATTTAAGAATGAAAAAATTTTGTGAAATGCATAGTATAAATGAAAAAATAACAAACTCAATAATAGAGCTTGAATATCAATTAAATAGTACTCCACTAAATTTGACATTAATGAAATCTACTAAGTTTCCTAGATTAAGTTTATTTGAATTAGAAAAACTTTATCCAAACAGTGTAAATAATAATTTACTTGCAATTGAGAAAGCTAATCAAGAAGTTTATAGAAATTTTAATCAAGCTAATAAAGATATATCTCAAGAAAATTTTGATGATGAAGTTGATGATGAATTGGATTTAAAAACAGAATTAAAATTTAAATTTGATGTTTATGAAAAATTAACTGAAATTGTTAAAGTACCAGATGAAAAGAAATCAATTACTCAATATATTATCAATTGGCGTAAATTTATGTTAATTCAAAAAAATGAAGCTGATAGATTAGAAGCAATTTATAGTTATTTAAATTTTTTATTTTATAAGTATGAAAACAAAGAGATTAATCAAAGAACATTAAAGAATTATTTACAGATAAGTTTTGATTATTGTTTTGATATTCTTGTAAAATCTGTAAGCAAGGAAGAAGCACTAAAAAGTATTTATGAAAAATTAAAAAATAGCAACTTGAATCCACGAGTTCAAAATAAATATTTAAGTAGGATATTATTTTTCTTTGATAAACAACATGAGTTTAAAACTAAAATGATCAATAGTGTTGTAAATTATAATAGGTCTATAGTTTTTAAAGATGAATTACGTGAATTAGTAGAAAAATTATTAAATGAAGATTCAAAATTATACAAGGGTAAAATACTAATATATAGAAGATCTGTTTTTGCAATTATTGCTTATTATTCTGGTTTACGAAAAGGTGAGCTTTATTCAAGAGAAACTAGAGATTTCTTTTATATCGATGGTAGAAATTTTTATATAAATGTTAATAAAAATGGTATTAAAAAAATTAATAGTTATAATCAAAATATTACTATTTCATTAAAAAATAGTAATGCAATAAGAGCTTTTGAATTTAAAATAAGTGATAAAAAACTATTTAAAATAGTTAAAGATTATTATGAGTTATTAGTTGATCGTAAAATAGCATTTTTATTTCCAGATGAAAATAATGGAATAGCATTAAAAGATAAAGTAATGAAAATTGACAAAATAAATAGAATAAACAGTATTTTGCAAGATATAACGAAAAGATACACTGTAATTCATTCATTTAGACATTCTTATGTAACAAATGAGATTAAAAATCTTATTCAAAAAAAAGATAAAAGAAATGAAGATATATATGATTTGATTGCCAGAGTTGGACATGAGGATCCAGAAACTTCTATATCTCATTATGCGCATGTAGATCTTATTAAAATAATGAAAATATAA